The genomic stretch CCCCGCCGTCCTGCGGAGACATGGGGCTCACGGCCACCGACACGCAGGCCTGCGAGCCCGCCTGCGTGCCCGCGTCCTCGCGTGGCGGCGTGGCGCTCGCCTCCCACGACGGCGCCTTGGTGAAGTTGTCGCGAGTTCGCGGCCCCGGCGACGGCGCTACGGCCTCCAGGCCCGGGCTTCTCTCGGCCCTAGTGGCCACCGGGTCCTTCTGGCCAAGGCTGCAGGCCTCGGAGCTGGGCAGTGGCGCTGGCTCCACGCGACCCCCGCTATCCGCGGGGTGAGAAGCGGAGCCGCAGGGTTTGTCATCTGCCTGCGTGGAAGAGGCCTCCGCCTTCTCCAGAGTCAGGTGGGCCCGCTTCCCTGAGGATGGGGGTTCCCCTTTTCTCTGAGGCGCAGAGTCAGTCTTCCCCAGGGCTACAGGCTCCAACTTCCCAGAGACGATAGAGGATCCAGGATCCCCCTTCTCCGAGGTCAGCGGCTTCTCCTTCTGCAAAGATTTAGCCTCTGCTTTTCCTGATGAGGCAGTGCCCTCCTGCCCAGGGGGCCTTGTTTCTGCTTTGCCCTCAGACTTGGGTTCTGCTTTCCCTGAGGCCCTGGGATCCACCTTCGTGGAATTCATAGGATTGCCCTTCTCTAGAGGTGGAGGATCCACCTTTCCCTCTGGGACAGCTTCTGCTTTTCCCAAGGATGCCTGGACTGTTTTTCCTAGGGTTGTGGGGGCCACCTTTCCTGCAGACTCGGAGTCCATGTCTCCAGGGGGAACAGTTTCTGCCTTTCCCTTGCATACAGGGTCCACTTTACCCAAGGTGGGGGGATCAGCCTTCCCTGAGGCCATGAGACCCACCTTTCCAGGGGCCACAGGACCTGACTTTTCTGAAGATAGTGGATCTGCTTTTCCTCCTGTCACTGCCTCAGCTTTTACAGAGGATGGGGGACCCgctggacctgaggacacagggtcTATCTTTCCTGATGATTCAGGATTCACTTTTCCAGAAGATGATGCTTTTGTATTTCCCACAGAAATGGGATCCCCCTTTCTGGAGGACACGGGGTCCTCCTTTCTTGAGGATGCAGTTTCTGTCTTTCCCACAGACATCAGTTCTGCCTGCCCAGGAGACAAGGCCTTTGGCTTTCCTGAGGACACAGGATCCACTTTTCCCAAAGAAACTGGACCCGTCTTGCCTGAAGACACAGGGTCCATGTTTTTCAAAGATGTGGGATCCATCTTTCCTGAAAACATGGGATCCACCTGTCCAGTAGACATGGTTTTTGTCATTCTCATAGACATGGACTCTTGCTTTCCTGAGGAGGCAGGATCCATCTTTCCCAGGAACTGAGGGTCCTCTTTTGTAGAGGACACGGTTTCTGCATTAACCATAGATTCAGGATCTGTCATCCCTAAGTGAGTAGGATCCACCCTTCCAGATGACCCCAGAGCCACTGTTCCAGGGGATACAGGCTTGATTTTGCCTGAAGACCCTGGAGTCAGCATTCCCAAGGACCCGGGATCTGTCTTTTCTACAGATGCAGAATCCGTGTTTTCCAAGGACATGGGATCCACCTTTTCGGAGAGCTCAGGATCTCTCTTTCCCAAGGATACAAGATCTGTCTTTCCTGCAGAAGCAGGACCCACCTCTTCTGAGGACACTTGAAGGTCTTTTCCTGAATACCTGGGCTCCTCCTTTTTTGGGAATGCAAGATCCACTTTGCCCAAGGATACAGGATACTCCTTCCTTGTGGACATTGTATCCACCTTGCTGGAGCACTCAGGATCTACCTTGCCCAAGGATCCAGGATCCTCCTTTCTTGGGGTCGCAGGATCCATCCTTCCAGAAGCCGCAGGATCCCCTTTCCCCAAGATTACAGGCTCTGTCTTTCCTGTAAACATGGGATCTGCCTTCCTCAAGGACCCGGCATCTTCCTTTCCTATGGAAATGGAATCTGCCTGCTTTGAAGACTTGGAATCCATCTTCTGTAATAACATAGGATTTCTGTTTTCTGAGGATGAAGGATCAGTTTTCACTGAGGACACAGGCTCTGGCTTCCCAGAGAAGGTGGTTTCTGGTGTCCCTGAGATCAAGGCTCCATGTGTCCCTAATGTCTCCTTGGTGGCTGCCTCTTGGGGAGGGATGCAGGTCAGGGAGGGGAAGGCCAAACTCCTGCCAGGGCCCTCAGAGCAGGAtgccctttccccagccccagtGGGGCTGCTGTGTCTAGAGTCCATGCCTGGGCTTTGGGCAGGGGTGTGCCTTGGGGGTGCAGGGCTGGCCTTTTGCTGGGAGGGGCAGCAGTCCCTCATGGccaggctcccagcccccaggctcCCATCCTGTGGGCAGCAGAGGGCTGTGGGCTGGGGTCCTGGGGGGCTGGAGTCCTTTCAAAGCAGCTGGAGCCAGCCTGGGTCTTCAGCGCTGCCCAACTGCCCTCATGACCATGCTTGGGCCCCAGGTTTCTGTCTGGttctgaaacacagagagagcaGACTCAGACTCAGAGGGGATCCAGTGGGGAGGAGCCTCCATCTGGGCCTCCTCCTTCTCACTCTCTTTCTAGCAGGCGGGCCTTCTCACCACGTTCTCTGCCTTTGTCTGGTCCCCTCCTGTCCATAGGGTCTGGGCTAAAAACATGAACCCAACTATGTCATTCCCCTGCTTCACTGCTCCCAGTGGCCCTCTGGATAAAGGTCAGGCTTCCTAAaatggcattcaaggcccttcacAACTTGGCCACAGTCTAACTTTTCCACTTCATCTACCATCACCCCTTCCTTATCAGCCCACCCCATGCAACATGCTACCTAGAAGTTATGCTTTTCTCCTTTAGGCCATGGGTCATAAATTCTGATGCCATAGGAGCCAGGTAGGTAATTTAATTGAGGGAAACAGACTGGGTACAGAAcagtagggagtggtggggactaaGGCAAAGTGGAGAGCACATGCCCTGTCTAAAGGGGGAGCCATACTCCATCAGCCAAGTACTGCCCTGGAGAAATGCATCCTAGTAGTATCAGTCAGAAGTGGGAAATATAGAAGTTTACTGTAAAATATCCCAATtaattcaagattaaaaaaacaacaacaacacagtaTGTGGCCCAAACAAAATATGTCTGCAGATCACCAGTTTATGTCTGTGTAGGCCCTGGGGAGATGGGAATGGTTTACAGTCAAGGAAAGGACATAGTCTGAAATGTGTGTTTTCAAAGATTGCTTAGGGATGGTGtggaggctggaggggaagggCTGGCCAATTATTTATTCAATCTCTCATTCATTTAATTCTTCATTCGTTTACCCAGCCCCTTCTCTGCGATAGTCTAGATGAGAGATGGTACAGCGAAGGTTGTGGGAATGAAGAGTTGGCAGGATTGAGAGGTCTGAGGGAAACTAACAGGAACCAGCTGGCTGTAAGAGGTGATGGTGGGGGTGGCCTGCAGGATGCTGGCTACGGTGGCGGGTGCTGGACAACAGATCCGGGAAAAGGGGGAGTTGCATTTTGGACAAGCTGAGTGTGTGGTGCCTGGGGGATATCCAAGGAGAGGGTCTGGCAGGCAGCTGGATCTGCATGCAACTCTCATTTATTATACACTCAGCGGCCAAAGCAAGCAGAGTTCCCAATTACCCCCAGACCTCTTCCTCCTGCCATCTTCTCCAAAGCCATATTGCTGGTGCTCAGGCCCATATCCCTTGACTTTTTCTCACACCCGGCATCCCACCATCAGCAAAACATAATGgatctaccttcaaaatatatcgaGAATTTGGCCACTACCGTGAGCCAAACCTGCACCATCTCCCACCTGGATTATCCTTGGTTTTTCCTTCACCCCATATAGTTTTTTTCTCAACACAGGAACCAGAGGGATCTTAGTAAAACTCAAGGTAGATCATGTCCCTCCTTTGCCCAGAACCATGCAGTGTCTTGCCATCTCATGCAATGTAAAAGTAAACTCCTTACCATAGCCCACAGGTTCCTGCATTTTCTGGCCCTGTCACCGCTCTTGGCTTTGTCTCCTACTGCTCTCCTGTGATTACCTTGCTTCAGTCACCCTGGCTGCCCCGCTGATCCTTGAACCCACTGCCTTGgggcctttgcactcactgtctcctctgcctgaaatgctttcCTTCCCAACATCTGCATCTCCctgaagctttccctgacccATCCTGTATAAAATAGCCTCCTTCGCAACACTGGCTGACGCTTTCCATTCCCCTTGCCCTGATCAGTTTTTCTTCATGGTACCTGTCTCCAGCCACCATATTGCATATGTTTGTTTATTGCTCGTGGTTTGTCTCTCCcattagaatgtcagctccagaAGTGTGGGGACTTTGCTGTGTTTACTGATGTGGTCTCAGGGTTGAGAAcaatgactggcacatagtaagcaagtggctcccaataaatatttgttaaatgaatgactgaatgaccTGTCTATGATGTTAGTCCAACCATGCCACTCCTTGGCTCAAAACGCTCCTTGCTTTTTCGGGGGAAGTAAATTGGTTGTAATGTTTTTGGAAGGACATTTACCAATTCTTATCAAAGTTTACAATGCATACAGCATTTGGGCCAGCAAGCCCACCTCCAGGGTGGTCTTGAAGACAGACAAATGGTGCATGAGAACATGGCTGGTGATGAGAAGAAAACCAGGAAGTGGGTTTGTAAAATGTGGGACAAGCACAGaggacctcccctcccccacagctgTTAGACTGTGTGGAGTGATGAGGAAAGATGCCCAagataaattaagtgaaaaaaagccagaggATAGCATGGCTAGTGGGATCCCATGCGGGTAGGCAAGGAAAAGGACAAATACACATCTGTAGGtttatttataaacagaaaatttcTGGAAGGAAACCCATGAAACTTTTAGCAGTGATTGCCTTTGTGAAGCGAGATCAGGGATCTGGAGGTGGAAGAGACTTTTTCTGAATGCCCTTTTGCAATACTTGAATTTTGGTTGtgtgcacatatttttttaaaaacaggaaaaaaaagaaacttttaatgACTCCCTGTTACTTTCAGGGTCAAGTTCCAGCTCTTCAATGTGCTTCTAAGCCCCTGTGTATTTACTCACCTGCTGGGCTTTATCTTTCCTTATGCACTCCATCCCCCAaagcatgtgtacacacacacacacacacacacacacacacacacacacacacacacgaaaccTCTTTGGGTTCAACCATGGGTTCACATTCTTTCCAATCTTGGCCTCTACACACCTTCCCACTTGGCTCTTATTAAACCTTCAGTCCTCAGCTTAAACGCCTCCTCCTCCAGTGAGCCTTCTTTGCCTACCAGCTTCCTCAGGGTCCCTGTGGCCTCTTGTTCTGCCCCTAACCAGACTCTTGTCATTCTGCTTGTAGCCCTTTACACCTCTGTCCCCGCCTAGCCCTCAGGTCCTTGGATGGGGACTGAGCTGGTATTGTTCACGACTGAGTCCCCCAAGCTTTGGGCATATGGGACTTGGGGGGATGAGTGTTATCACCAAAATGgaggcatggggggaggggcagtttGCAGAGGATGGTGGGGGGCTGGGTTTTGGGAAGTTGAACTGGGGTGCCTGGGGGACTTATAGGGGAGATATccaggaggctgctgggagacaGGTTTGAAACACAGGAGAGGTCTGCTGCAATTCTTCGGATCTGGTTTTCATCAGCATAAAAATGGCAGGTGTATGGTGAGCTTGGGCTGGAACTGGAAGGAGTCACCAAGGGCTATAGAAGGTGTGCTCTGAGTCTTCACCACCCTTCCTTTCACCCCTGGTAGCTCAGCCCTCGGGTCCTCTCACACCAGCCCCTCCAACAGGCTCCCTCCCCCTGGGTGAGGCATGGGTAGGAAGTTGGGACAGCTCCCTgatttaccagctctgtgacctcaggcgaGTCCCATCTCCTCAGTGGGGACCCTAACAAACCTACCCCCTGCTCGCACAGGGCTGCAGGGAGAATTAAAGATGAGGGGTGTGCACATCTCTGCTACTTTAGGGCTGGGCTGTGTACATGCAAGGCCTGTTTTTATCTACTCAGCCTGTCAGAGCCCAGCTGTGCTcccaggagagggcaggggaggaagggccAGCAGCACAGGCACAAACTGGCAAAACCTCACCCTTGGACATGGCTGATTAACTCAgagtgcttaaaaaaatttttttaaggaatttagtcatcaacatttaaaaattagaaggtTTCACGTAAAAATCAGATTTCTAGCTTCTCTTGGGAAACTAAAACTTGGCAATCTGAGCATGCTTCCTGCATGGCAGCAGTCAGCTGGAGCCAAGCAGTGGCTCCTTCCTTAGATGGGGGTACACTCTCCAATTAGCCACCATCTCTACCCCTCCCAGTGGTGTCCTGGACACTGAGGTTGACTGCCCGCTGCCACTGATCACTGATTTGCACCATCATTTTTCTTATAGCAGCCCTTCATGCATGCTACCCACCTGGCCTGTAGCCACCTGAGTTTTGACCCTTGACCTAGATGCCAAGAAAGGTGGGAGGTGACCTCAAGCCCTTACTATGCTTATTATGTGCAGATCCCATACACCTTCCAGGCAGATGTTGTGTTCTTACTTtctagagaaggaaactgaggttccaagAGGTAGGCATGGCCCAGCTGGTAACATACCCCTTCCAAAAGTCCTCCGGGAAGAGGCCGGCTTCTTAGTTCTCAGCTCACAATTCTCTGATACGGGATACGGTCCAGGATTGGGACAGAGAGCCTGGCCAGGGAGTTAGAAAGATGTGGGGTCAAGCTCCAGCTTAGTCATTGACTTGCTACATGACTTTGGGTGAGTTTTTCCACACCCTGAACCTCCGTTTcccaatctgtgaaatgggggagaGGAAGTAGTTATATTTAGTAGAGCTGGCTGAGCCCTGGGTTTAAGATCTGCCAAGATACCATTCCCAGAGGCTCTGCTGCTCACAGTTCTGTTAGACTATTCCGGGCTCTCAAAGAAGCCTTGGTATCCTCCAGCCTCTTCTCCAAAAGGCAACTCAGGCCTGGTGCCCTACCTCCTCGCCTCCCATCTCCCACTGGAACCCAGCTCCATCACTCTCCCACTGTGTGCTCAGCCCTGGATGCAGCATTCTCAGGCTCATTTTAGCACCTGGACTCCACAACAATCTCATGAAGGGGGCATTatcatcccatttcacagatgaggacactgaggtcagagggagaaaagacttgaccaagggcacacagctgggaTGAGGGGCTCTGATTCAAAGCCTGTTCTGTCTGAATCCAAAGCCTGGTTCTTCCCACTCATATCAGCTGAGATCCTGGACACTGATGCTTGGCTCTTAAAACCCCTTTCTGCTCTTCAGAGTCATGCCAAGGGTCCTCCCAATCCCCTGGACCTAACAGGCAACAGTGTGAGGGATCGTCTAGGAGAGGAAGCAAGAGTGTCCTCCGTGCGGGAACCCACCTTTGGAAACACCCTATGAGCAGATAAGCCTGCACACTTCTGCCGCCCGATTGAGGTAAAAGGTTGAAATGACCCCCAGTTGTATGGGCTGGCAAACCCAGCATGCAGGAGAGCACGTAGGTGGCTTGTGGACATCTGCACCAGCTTAGGCCAGCCTGGGGAGCCAGGGCCTGGCTCCTACCTTCTGCTCAAGAACTTGGTGTGCACATGTGCAACCTGTATGTGCAGAATGccctgtgtgtttgtgtctcaTGGTGGCCACTTGGACCCTGTGGGTATGCACATGTGTGGCCACATGGCCTCAGAGCCTCACTCATGGGAGAGATGGCCTGGGTATGTGCCCAAGTGATTGTGCCCTGCTCCCAGGCAGAGAAGCCCCTGTGAATGCTCACTCAGGCCCAGAGACCTGACCAGCCAGTTATTTTCCCTTTAGGATTTCTTCCCTAATTGGAGCCAGGGTGCCAGGCACCTGCAAACACCTCCTCCCATGGCGATAAGATTGACAAAGGCTTCTGGTACTTCAGcaggtgtgagagagagagtgtgtgtgtgtgtgtgtgtgacaatcCTGGTGTGCTGTACTTCACCCTCTCATCCCCTTGTCTCCTACAACCCTCAGAGCAGCAAAGCTtcctccctggggctggaggggagatGGAGTCTAGCAAAGGGTGATATCCAGTCTTCCTTCCAGAAATGGCCTCCAGACCATCCGTCCATCTATCTACAGGAGAGCAAGACTGGACATGCAGGagtgggtgtgtttgtgtggagAGCAAGCTAAAAGTGTGTGACGGAGTGTGTGACACGCCTGCTCCGGGGTCCGGGGGTACATGAGGGATACCATGACGTGCAGCTGTGAATAGGCGCAAGCAGGCCAGAGCAGGATGGCTGCGAATGCTTTGTGATCGGGGAGTATTGCTGAGTTGAGTGTGCTGTGATAGGCAATGGCTGGTGTGAGTGTGTAGCTATGCCTCGGTGTGTACCAAAGGTGTACGGGGTGCGTGCACAGGTGACCATGTGTATGAGTCTGATGGAATGATCAAGGGACACAGTGTGTGTAGACCTGTGGCCTCGAGCGGTGAGTGTGTGACAGTGTGTGTGATGGAGCCCCAGAGCGTATTCCACACTGAGCGTGCGACAGCGAATGTGCTCCATGGTGCCAATAGAGCCACTCGAGCGCCGAGCTCGCTCCAGGGGGAAAATGAATCAACGCGGGCGGACCCCTCCCCGCGGTGGCGGGAAGCGCCCCCTCCCGCACCACCGCGCCAAACAAAGCGGCAGTCAGCGGCGAGGCCAGGAGCGGGGCCGGGGTCTTATACACAGGGCGGGCTGGCCCGCAGGGCCCCTCGGGTGCTCGGCCAGGACTGCggacccacccccgccccgcccctgagAGGAACCTGGAAATGGACACCCGCCGCCCCGGCCGCGC from Balaenoptera musculus isolate JJ_BM4_2016_0621 chromosome 3, mBalMus1.pri.v3, whole genome shotgun sequence encodes the following:
- the GPRIN1 gene encoding G protein-regulated inducer of neurite outgrowth 1 codes for the protein MRDCCPSQQKASPAPPRHTPAQSPGMDSRHSSPTGAGERASCSEGPGRSLAFPSLTCIPPQEAATKETLGTHGALISGTPETTFSGKPEPVSSVKTDPSSSENRNPMLLQKMDSKSSKQADSISIGKEDAGSLRKADPMFTGKTEPVILGKGDPAASGRMDPATPRKEDPGSLGKVDPECSSKVDTMSTRKEYPVSLGKVDLAFPKKEEPRYSGKDLQVSSEEVGPASAGKTDLVSLGKRDPELSEKVDPMSLENTDSASVEKTDPGSLGMLTPGSSGKIKPVSPGTVALGSSGRVDPTHLGMTDPESMVNAETVSSTKEDPQFLGKMDPASSGKQESMSMRMTKTMSTGQVDPMFSGKMDPTSLKNMDPVSSGKTGPVSLGKVDPVSSGKPKALSPGQAELMSVGKTETASSRKEDPVSSRKGDPISVGNTKASSSGKVNPESSGKIDPVSSGPAGPPSSVKAEAVTGGKADPLSSEKSGPVAPGKVGLMASGKADPPTLGKVDPVCKGKAETVPPGDMDSESAGKVAPTTLGKTVQASLGKAEAVPEGKVDPPPLEKGNPMNSTKVDPRASGKAEPKSEGKAETRPPGQEGTASSGKAEAKSLQKEKPLTSEKGDPGSSIVSGKLEPVALGKTDSAPQRKGEPPSSGKRAHLTLEKAEASSTQADDKPCGSASHPADSGGRVEPAPLPSSEACSLGQKDPVATRAERSPGLEAVAPSPGPRTRDNFTKAPSWEASATPPREDAGTQAGSQACVSVAVSPMSPQDGGGGSAFSFQAAPRAPSPAPRPPSRRDAGLQVSLGAAETRSVATEPMTPQAAAPPAFPEVRVRPGSALAAAVAPPEAAEPVRDVSWDEKGMTWEVYGAAMEVEVLGMAIQKHLERQIEEHGRQAAPAPPPAPRQGPGRVGSVRTAPPEGAAKRPPGLFRALLQSVRRPRCCSRAGPTAE